One Gossypium raimondii isolate GPD5lz chromosome 3, ASM2569854v1, whole genome shotgun sequence genomic window carries:
- the LOC105794989 gene encoding putative GEM-like protein 8: MKNQMLKQVIGVPIKAASYRVERRTSRQYLPDAAGQYHVSSQGCTKSKGNFVLKRMNLLGKKADTFAHGVREHVRLGPKISETVKGKLSLGARILQVGGLEKIFKQLFSFKEGEKLLKACQCYLSTTAGPIAGLLFISSEKVAFCSDRSIKVPSANGEFLRVHYKVVVPVEKIKGVNQSENMKKPWQKYVEIVTVDGFDIWFMGFLNYHKAFKCLQQVVSKRLGDVDTF; encoded by the exons atgaagaaccaGATGCTTAAACAAGTTATTGGAGTACCAATCAAAGCAGCAAGTTATAGAGTTGAGAGAAGAACATCAAGGCAATACTTACCTGATGCTGCTGGCCAATACCACGTTTCATCACAAGGGTGTACAAAAA GCAAAGGAAACTTTGTACTCAAAAGGATGAACTTGCTAGGGAAGAAAGCCGATACGTTCGCCCATGGAGTCCGAGAGCATG TGAGACTGGGGCCAAAGATCAGTGAAACAGTGAAGGGAAAGCTGAGTTTAGGGGCAAGGATTCTTCAAGTAGGAGGGTTAGAGAAGATTTTCAAGCAATTGTTTAGTTTCAAAGAAGGGGAGAAGCTGTTGAAGGCTTGCCAATGCTATTTATCAACAACAGCAGGCCCTATTGCTGGCCTACTTTTCATCTCATCTGAAAAGGTTGCCTTTTGCAGTGATAGATCAATCAAAGTACCTTCTGCAAATGGAGAATTTCTGAGAGTCCATTACAAGGTTGTGGTTCCAGTTGAGAAAATAAAGGGGGTGAACCAGAGTGAAAACATGAAGAAACCATGGCAAAAGTACGTGGAAATTGTGACAGTGGATGGTTTCGATATCTGGTTCATGGGGTTCTTGAATTATCACAAAGCTTTCAAATGTCTGCAGCAGGTAGTCTCAAAGAGACTGGGTGATGTTGACACTTTCTAG